One segment of Solanum lycopersicum chromosome 1, SLM_r2.1 DNA contains the following:
- the LOC101253943 gene encoding BTB/POZ domain-containing protein At3g05675-like isoform X1 → MTAGGGSGGGGGAGGVTSGKKRQRSGSYSRLSSTVGIIDSSRPDNTLTERTQKTSGIRRTASQAFIAPSSSAAVSRGFNDSATADVVLRLFVDQLPLFDTDDSESISAVDSDQSDVQIYLHSDVLCRSKYFATLLSDRWQKESNDVDSGNSLRMFRLNLGVPATPGSIDHHLAVLQLLYTNDFSTTIHNVSVALCLLPVALELIFEDCIKACVRFLEAVPWTEDEERKILSIVPLLGKEESQELLARVSIDEIDTSEQMLHGLILSALHNHPNTAFAKAFVAKLLRDFSSKEAAKRVLDRAFQSSLKIVKESLEEYSSPDFRGDHNEIEAIQRLNLHTAMTNGRHLVWLVERMIELRVADTAVQEWSNQAAFTADLLRALRDDAWRNIVPGLPAVVLRCTCKLSNAVATGTILATRQVRKKIVKDWLPVLILCKDYATPMMPSHKTIYVELEDTFLSIISTLPLSDAQELLQQCLSFSTRNVEDCPHLISAFTTWFRRANKFPLPDM, encoded by the exons ATGACGGCAGGCGGTGGCAgcggtggtggtggtggtgccGGTGGAGTCACCTCCGGCAAAAAACGACAACGTTCTGGTAGCTATAGTCGACTTTCCTCTACTGTAGGGATCATCGACTCTTCTCGTCCTGATAATACCCTAACGGAACGCACACAGAAGACATCAGGTATTCGCCGCACAGCTTCTCAAGCGTTTATTGCACCGTCGTCCTCCGCTGCTGTTAGCCGCGGATTCAACGATTCAGCCACGGCTGACGTCGTGCTTCGTCTCTTTGTCGATCAATTGCCGCTGTTCGATACCGATGACTCCGAATCCATTTCAGCCGTCGATTCTGATCAATCCGATGTCCAGATCTATCTCCATTCCGATGTTCTCTGCCGTTCTAAGTACTTCGCTACTCTCTTATCCGACCGCTGGCAAAAGGAATCAAACGACGTCGATTCCGGGAATTCTTTAAGGATGTTCCGACTCAATCTCGGCGTTCCCGCTACTCCTGGATCAATCGATCATCATTTGGCTGTTCTTCAGCTTCTATATACCAATGACTTCTCGACAACTATCCACAATGTTTCGGTAGCGTTGTGTTTACTTCCGGTGGCTTTGGAATTAATATTCGAAGATTGCATTAAGGCTTGTGTTCGGTTCCTTGAGGCCGTACCGTGGACTGAAGATGaagaaaggaaaatactcaGTATAGTTCCCTTGCTAGGCAAGGAGGAGTCTCAAGAGCTTTTGGCTAGGGTCTCAATTGACGAAATTGATACGTCCGAACAAATGCTTCATGGATTGATATTATCAGCACTTCATAACCATCCTAACACGGCATTCGCTAAGGCATTTGTAGCTAAGCTGTTGAGGGACTTTTCGTCCAAAGAGGCAGCAAAGAGAGTGTTGGACCGTGCCTTTCAGAGTAGCTTGAAGATTGTGAAGGAGTCGTTGGAGGAGTACTCAAGTCCTGATTTTAGAGGTGATCACAATGAGATTGAGGCAATTCAGAGGCTGAATTTGCATACTGCAATGACAAATGGGAGGCATTTGGTGTGGTTGGTGGAGAGGATGATTGAACTGAGAGTGGCCGATACAGCCGTACAGGAGTGGAGCAATCAGGCTGCATTTACTGCTGATTTGCTGAGGGCTCTCCGTGATGATGCATGGAGGAACATCGTTCCAGGGCTTCCTGCAGTTGTGCTTCGATGCACTTGCAAGCTTTCTAATGCAGTCGCCACGGGGACTATCTTGGCCACCAGACAG GTTAGAAAGAAGATCGTGAAAGATTGGCTTCCAGTGTTGATTTTGTGCAAAGACTATGCAACACCGATGATGCCAAGTCACAAAACAATATATGTGGAGCTGGAAGACACGTTTTTGAGTATTATATCCACGCTTCCCTTGTCTGATGCCCAGGAGCTATTGCAACAGTGTCTCAGCTTTTCAACTAGAAATGTTGAAGACTGTCCTCACTTAATAAGCGCGTTTACCACCTGGTTCCGACGAGCAAATAAATTCCCCCTACCAGATATGTGA
- the LOC101253943 gene encoding BTB/POZ domain-containing protein At1g63850-like isoform X2 has protein sequence MTAGGGSGGGGGAGGVTSGKKRQRSGSYSRLSSTVGIIDSSRPDNTLTERTQKTSGIRRTASQAFIAPSSSAAVSRGFNDSATADVVLRLFVDQLPLFDTDDSESISAVDSDQSDVQIYLHSDVLCRSKYFATLLSDRWQKESNDVDSGNSLRMFRLNLGVPATPGSIDHHLAVLQLLYTNDFSTTIHNVSVALCLLPVALELIFEDCIKACVRFLEAVPWTEDEERKILSIVPLLGKEESQELLARVSIDEIDTSEQMLHGLILSALHNHPNTAFAKAFVAKLLRDFSSKEAAKRVLDRAFQSSLKIVKESLEEYSSPDFRGDHNEIEAIQRLNLHTAMTNGRHLVWLVERMIELRVADTAVQEWSNQAAFTADLLRALRDDAWRNIVPGLPAVVLRCTCKLSNAVATGTILATRQVRFVLRLERRS, from the exons ATGACGGCAGGCGGTGGCAgcggtggtggtggtggtgccGGTGGAGTCACCTCCGGCAAAAAACGACAACGTTCTGGTAGCTATAGTCGACTTTCCTCTACTGTAGGGATCATCGACTCTTCTCGTCCTGATAATACCCTAACGGAACGCACACAGAAGACATCAGGTATTCGCCGCACAGCTTCTCAAGCGTTTATTGCACCGTCGTCCTCCGCTGCTGTTAGCCGCGGATTCAACGATTCAGCCACGGCTGACGTCGTGCTTCGTCTCTTTGTCGATCAATTGCCGCTGTTCGATACCGATGACTCCGAATCCATTTCAGCCGTCGATTCTGATCAATCCGATGTCCAGATCTATCTCCATTCCGATGTTCTCTGCCGTTCTAAGTACTTCGCTACTCTCTTATCCGACCGCTGGCAAAAGGAATCAAACGACGTCGATTCCGGGAATTCTTTAAGGATGTTCCGACTCAATCTCGGCGTTCCCGCTACTCCTGGATCAATCGATCATCATTTGGCTGTTCTTCAGCTTCTATATACCAATGACTTCTCGACAACTATCCACAATGTTTCGGTAGCGTTGTGTTTACTTCCGGTGGCTTTGGAATTAATATTCGAAGATTGCATTAAGGCTTGTGTTCGGTTCCTTGAGGCCGTACCGTGGACTGAAGATGaagaaaggaaaatactcaGTATAGTTCCCTTGCTAGGCAAGGAGGAGTCTCAAGAGCTTTTGGCTAGGGTCTCAATTGACGAAATTGATACGTCCGAACAAATGCTTCATGGATTGATATTATCAGCACTTCATAACCATCCTAACACGGCATTCGCTAAGGCATTTGTAGCTAAGCTGTTGAGGGACTTTTCGTCCAAAGAGGCAGCAAAGAGAGTGTTGGACCGTGCCTTTCAGAGTAGCTTGAAGATTGTGAAGGAGTCGTTGGAGGAGTACTCAAGTCCTGATTTTAGAGGTGATCACAATGAGATTGAGGCAATTCAGAGGCTGAATTTGCATACTGCAATGACAAATGGGAGGCATTTGGTGTGGTTGGTGGAGAGGATGATTGAACTGAGAGTGGCCGATACAGCCGTACAGGAGTGGAGCAATCAGGCTGCATTTACTGCTGATTTGCTGAGGGCTCTCCGTGATGATGCATGGAGGAACATCGTTCCAGGGCTTCCTGCAGTTGTGCTTCGATGCACTTGCAAGCTTTCTAATGCAGTCGCCACGGGGACTATCTTGGCCACCAGACAGGTCCGCTTCGTTCTAAG GTTAGAAAGAAGATCGTGA
- the LOC101260086 gene encoding uncharacterized protein At1g01500-like has translation MENSHEHGNGVAENGHSLMRHSPYQPGFKLSLQWLDLRVFYVRISKCELDDLTAEYLTVNHVPLNRDTLLEVNGARTGIYSDGVSTVLRRDRYDKKSEEVTFVSTDSISMTGSVRFEVYDRDVVVLYGSLELCDSNGFIGESENHGQSWSINCETDVLAGASSSFLKGNQHLGTDLVSPVIEVYVAGCFSGKPIILTRTLELGHRKKQQRQGMLESIPEYEATESQYHVSSSYAMQVTDHERQKQEHDEYNHYSRMEYIEGEDGELSWFNSGVRVGVGIGLSVCVGIGIGVGLLVRTYQGTSNFRRRLI, from the exons ATGGAGAACTCGCACGAGCATGGGAATGGAGTGGCTGAGAATGGCCACAGCCTCATGAGGCACTCTCCTTATCAGCCAGGATTTAAGTTATCTCTACAGTGGTTAGATTTGAGAGTGTTTTATGTTAGAATAAGCAAATGTGAGCTTGATGATTTGACTGCAGAGTACCTCACAGTGAACCATGTTCCGCTGAATCGTGATACCCTTTTGGAAGTGAATGGTGCACGGACTGGAATTTATTCTGATGGGGTATCCACTGTACTCAGAAGAGATAGGTACGATAAGAAATCCGAGGAGGTCACTTTCGTTAGTACAGATAGTATAAGTATGACAGGAAGTGTGAGATTTGAGGTTTACGATAGGGATGTTGTTGTGTTGTATGGCTCATTAGAACTATGTGATAGCAATGGGTTTATCGGTGAATCTGAAAATCATGGTCAATCTTGGAGCATCAATTGTGAAACAGATGTGCTTGCTGGCGCTAGCTCTAGCTTTCTTAAAGGAAACCAACACCTCGGTACAGATTTGGTTTCTCCTGTAATTGAAGTTTATGTGGCTGGTTGTTTCTCAGGGAAACCAATTATACTGACAAGGACCTTAGAACTCGGACACCGGAAGAAGCAACAAAGGCAAGGAATGCTGGAATCTATACCAGAATATGAGGCAACCGAAAGCCAGTACCATGTTTCCTCTTCATATGCAATGCAG GTTACAGATCATGAAAGACAGAAACAGGAGCATGATGAATATAATCATTACTCAAGGATGGAATATATAGAAGGTGAAGATGGGGAACTATCGTGGTTCAATTCTGGTGTAAGAGTTGGTGTTGGAATTGGCCTCAGTGTTTGTGTTGGTATTGGTATAGGAGTTGGGCTTCTTGTTCGTACCTACCAAGGAACCTCCAACTTCAGAAGGCGTCTAATATGA